The region GCAACTAATCCAATTTAATATATTCAagtaaaaaatatcatttttcgTTTCAACATTTCTAATTCTGTGCTACATAGTTTGAGAATTGTATGAACTATTTTGTGCACAAATACAAAAACTAGGAATTGCTTTTCTAATATATCTTGATACTATTTCTATAACCTACTTGTGATAATCTGTGAAGCAAAAACCATTAGGTATCCCAAATCATCACAACAGCAATTACCCCAATGCCCAACAGCACTGCCAAGAACTTGTGATGGGGAGTGTCAACCGAAACCGACTTTTGCAGCGGCGGAGCGTAACCCTTTGCTAGAAGATGATTTATTGCAACATAGATAAACACTCCACATGCCAATCCCATAGATATAGCAAATATCCAGTCTGCCACAGAACCTTGAGTCGTGGCATCTATGACAATCCCGATAGCCACACCAACCGGACTCGAAATAGCAAATGCGAAAGCGTAGGTGATACACGAAAATAATGGGCGATCAGGGAGCATTCTGAGAAGAGCTATTCCCATTGCAATGGCTGCAAATATTTTGTGCAGAGAAATTGTCCATAAAGCTTTCCATGCATCTGCTTCCGTCTCTGCAACTCCGATTGCAATACCTTCAAAGACCGAGTGGAAACACAAGGCGACTATGAGCAAAATGCTGTCTCCGAATAAGCTGAGATTTGAAAGTTTGGAATTTGCAGAGGCAGCACTCACGCCGTTGGGATCTGTTTTTACACGATCGCCGCTCTCTGCAGGGAAGAGGGGAAAAGTTAACAGCAGATGTCGAAATAAAAAACACTgaaaatagaaaacaaaaacGAGAAAATGAAATATAGAGTTCCGAAAGTGTTTTTAGAGATGAAAGTGAAATGTCGGAATATAAGACCGAAAATTTCCGTATAACATAACCGCAGTTCCCTACATTCTAATAGTCAGATAAGATTAAAAACAAGAAATTTCAGTGTCAAATCTTTTCATTCCTTTTCTTATTAATGTGGCGAACGTAAAATCGAATTTGAGATTCTCAGGTCGAAATACAATGTCTCAAACTATTTGAAGTGCCAAATGTTTTCTAGAACAATCAAATTAAAGTAGTACTActatttaaacattaaaaccaCATCAAGAACATATGAGACAGCATTTCCATACCATCATCACTCATCTTAATATCTTTAATCTATACAAAAGTTCATATCACCCCTCCAATTTATCACAAAGGATCAAAAGAGTTCAAGTTAGAAACTTTTGAACAAAAACACCACCAACTTGCCAATTTGGAATCAATTTTTGCACTTTCGCCTGTCAGATTAGAGTGTAAACTGACACAAAATTACCAATTCATGCAAAATGAATCTTTGTTGATCTTTGATCATACACATAGATTACCAACTTCCCAAATTGAAAATACTAAAAGAAACTAAAGAATCAAACCTAACAAAATCCAACAAAAAAACACATTATCTCATCACAATTGAAAGAAAAGATACTAACCTTGAAGCTCAAACTCTGCATGATTACGATAACTATCCTTGCCATAAACATAAGAAATAACACAATCAGCTAGCATGGTAAACAAATAGCCAGCACAAGCCAGCATAAAAGCAAAAGGGTACTCTTTACTCGTCAAATCTTGGAAAGTTTCATTAGCATCACTCAAAAAATGCATCAAAGCAGTACCCAAAAACACCCCCCCAGCAAATTGTGTGCCCACCACCAGAAACCCTTCgttccatttcataaaataaggCGACACCCCGCCAATAAAAGTCCCAATAAAAACCAATATTAAACACCATATTTTCACCAATATTAGCGGCTTTGCTCTTAAATTCACAGGCGGGGAGGCGTCGTCATCGCTGCCACCGTCTTCGTCGTCGTGGCCGCCGTGTGCGGTGGCCAGAAGGTGGAGGGAGAGGAAGAAGACAAGAATGAGGAGAAATCGAGACATGTATTGCAGATTAAAATTCTTGAATTTTCAAATTATGTATAAAAGTATTGATAGGTGGAGGGGTTAGATTTTGTGTCGTATTATTGTACTGCAGAGAGAGAGAGTTGTACTAAGAAAAAGAGATGACATTTAAGACAGGTAATTGGTTAGTTGTTGATGTTGTTGTTAGTACAGAACAAGGTGATAAGCTAATTATTACTCCTCTACTTTAGTTCACAACCAGGAGATAAGCTAATTATTTCTCCTGTTATTTTGTtccaaaaaaacaatttaaggaccgtttggattgatagttttaaaatttagaattttaattaaatttataaaatataaaattaatatatttataaattttgttatttaaattgaatatacaATTTCGATCTTTCCATCTAAAAGGTGGGAATGAGATCTTTTAGAGGTTGAAGGGTTGCCAGaattcatgaattttaaaaaatatttatttgtatcaaatgatgaattttcataaaattcatTGATTATtcacaatttaaaattttattcatcTAATTCAAAATCACTCGGTTCAAATCGTGCCTTAATTTTTTAGAACATCATAATAAACAATTTTACATAAAGAATCGGAATTAATACTACAATAAGTGCTTATGATGAGACGATAAATCTTTTCTTTAATGGCATCAGAATCGTGGATGGAATTGTAAGAATCAGATGATTTAggatgattatttttaaatactttatAATAGTTAATTGACaacatattttaaaactaattcTAATATAATCTATCATATGGTgaaaggtaattttttttactctaaattcATCATCACAACACTAACTTtgataatgaataaaaaaaatccatcaAATAAATAGAGTGTAGAAATATGTTAATAAATCATCctccaaaataaaaatacaaactcTTAAAAGTTAGGCTAAAGTACATCTACTTACCTTAAATGTGACAAGATTTCAagtttgaaaattgaaatacttgatatttaattttgaaacgTAAATAAATGATACTATTCTATAATATGGGACATGAAAATAAATTCTTTATAAATACCGTTTCTATCACgtaagaatttattttttttaaatatcgtTTGTTTGCTCCCAAATATTCTGTTTCTTTAACTTCCCAGTCGAATCTTTTGTGTTTGACATTAAGGATGTCATCCccattttgacaatcaatttttttagaagAACATTTTATCCGaatctaaataaaaagaattactcCCACCCcaccaagaaaataaaaattggttaaataTTGGAGTTATACGATACCCTCTCCGtcctcaataaaaaaaatgaaggggGGTGGGTACCACATAACATTGGCGTTGCCGTGAAGCTGGGTCAGTAATGGAAGACTTCACCCTCCAAGCCGTCAGTTTTTGAAAGCAACTTTGCAGCTGATCACATTAAAATCTAATCATATTCATTCACTTCCAAACTGCAGCCGaatctaaatttattttcaactcagacttcatttttaactttttcttatttttccgGCTGTCTATGCTTAACCTCCatcaaactttaaattttttattaaattacggcttaattacttaaaaacaccccACGTTGAACATTTTTTTCCGTTTATATCTCGAcgtaggaaaattttcaattataccctatttcgGAGTTTTcgttttcacctctaccctaaagaactaaattgatatttttttatctaaaaaaaagttaaaatagtccttcatttttaacctatattctaattaaacgtaaatgttattaatttaacaaaaacaccatctctttttgaaaaataaactaatactcCCCCCGTCCCAATACAGTTGTCCACTTTTCCTTTATCACACAGTATaaaaaaagcaattattgtcTATAGGtcttataaaattttacttacttttcttgtaatacccctatttaatataaggTCCACATGCAATTTACTGTCACTTTatttattagtggattttaaataggattgtataggaaaattgaatgtaaaagttagttactttttgaaagtggataagagttttgggacaaaaaaatttctcaaagtggacaactctattggaacggagggagtaataattatttacataaaaattaaaaaattccgaACAAACCGCCACCGTCCTCCTTCCACGAAAGGAGGAGGAGCCGCTTGCTGCTCCTCCATTTTGGAGGAACAAATATGTTCCTCCATTTTGGAGATAACTGTTCCTCCATTTTGGAGGAACAACGTCTTCCTCTAAAAAACATGTTTTTTTTGAAGAGAGATATTATTTCACCAATCCAGTCActgttcctccatggaaggaggaccAATGTTCCTCCTTTCATGGAGGAACATGaaggaggagctgctgctcttTTTTTTCACGGCGGCGGCTCCGGCTATTCGGGCGGAGAAatttaaaaatcgaaaaaaaaataattttttgatttaaatttagtaatgGGTTTTAAATCGAAGAAGTATGGTGGTAGATTAAaaagttttttaataatttaatcttttaattaattatggtgatttatttaaaaaaatttaaagttgaaggacttatttgtacttgtccaaataaaaaaaagatgtggtaaaattcttctatttagttgttattagtatttttatccttaaattatttaaatcgtcaattgtacccttagttggggtagagatgaaaacaaaaatccaaaataaggtacaattgaaaattttcctatgtcggggtataaacgaaaaaaagttcaacgtgggatgtttttaagtaattaggccttaatttatctctattttatagaattttatttgtctttttaaaaaaatcggtCTAAGTCAGGACTGCAACCCACTCTAACCAAAGGGTGGTTCTGCCCCTTTTTAAAAGACGCTTATATAGAATAAAAGGATGATATTTCCGAAGCAGTAATCGATTATggcataataataaaaaaaaattcctctGCTAATTATTACACTGAAAATAGTATCACccgaaataaaattaaatgcacaaaatagcgaattttataattttaatataacttttttaattttttatactttagaatacagtttttatttttatttataattttataattaaaataaatcagaatataatttttttcacagTTCAAGACATCGGTTTAAAATCCAATCATTCAGTGCTGATATAAACACTAAAATCTATTTTATCATGCCTTCTATTTTTAACTTCCAATATTCCACATCAACACCAATTAATGGTTTTTTCAATCGGCATTCCaaattgtaaataataaaatctatattttttctataaaaaattcaCATTGAAATGACAAAATACATTTCAATTCATAATTTTACTTGCATTTTAAGCCtagaaaataaagtaaaagaagACTTATAGCAAGACCCTTCACAAAGAGAAAACTCAACctcaatataaaaatttgacaaaataattacatgaaaataaaaataatttatataactcATAATTTGTACATAACAAAAAGGGTCTACGCTAGGCAATTTTCTGCATTGTATTCTCACATGAATCCTTGATGACGAGTAAAATTATTTCAATACCAGAAATTTGTCGACTATATTCAAATTGTTGCTATGTCAAAAAGTCGACCATACATGCTTCATGGTCAAGATAATTGAGTAAGAACTATGGTACTAAATTACCGACAGTCGACACAAAAATGGCAATCTTGTGGGGTTTTATGATGCGAGAAAAGATGATTTCATCaactcaaaaaatttaaatagaaatgACTTCTGCATTTCTTCCTCAAGAAATTTCAAGTATACTTTTACGTAAGCCACAACCTCAATGTCGCCTGAAAAAACCCGGTTGTCTTTTTTCTTGCATTCGCCTGGATCATCATTCAACCATATGTAAAGGCCATTCAGttagtcattttttttaaatttcatacgCTTGTAAATATGAGTAAAGCGAACCAAGCATAAAAGAATGATAGGGCGAGTATAATTTACCTCTGAGTCTCCTTAGAACGTTCCTTAAACTCGTTGGCTATATCCTTCCTTTCATAAGATGTTAATACTTTTCTAATATCCGGTGGACTAGCACGAGCAACATCTGCACACAGGACAAGAAAGTTATCTATCATAAAACCCGAAGTGCATGTTCACTACACCCCTTTCTGAGTGCATATTTCATTTGTTGCTCCTCGGATGCAATAgatataaaatcataaacttaAATTCCGTAGAAACAAGAAAAAGGACCTTTATCTAATAAGGAGCTAATGAACATATAAGCTTACATTCAAGAAATGGAATCAGGTCCAGAAGTGTTGTATCCACAATTTCTGCATCTTCATCCTCAACAAGGAATGGCTTGATCGGAATACAATTTTCTGGCTGAAGGCTACTTTCATAAGCATGAGCACTCACATAAATAATCTTGCGAGGATCTCTATTGAGTTTGGATAGATCCTGCACATGATATGTCACATTACTTACAAATTTACAATCATTCatcgaaaaaaaacaaaacatttaccaaGGCTAGAATAGAAAAGACAAAAAAGAATTTCCTTGACTGCACGAAAGTAAAGCTGTGCTTATATGCCATTCTCAATTACCCTAAATACTGCTATTGTGAAGGACTGAATCCCAAGCAGCCAAATCCATGCTATTTTAGAGAATAATGGAGATATCACACAGCTCTTATTGTTCTAGTCAGAAAGTTAATCATTTTATACCTAACGTGGAACTTCTTTCTATTTGGTTTTACATTGCTGGATTAAAGCAGAGCAACCAACTCCAGCACAACTCTGTAGGAAATTTTGGGCCAAAGTAATACTAAGATGTTCCCAGGTCCCAGTTACATACATTGTAACAAACTACAAAATTGACAAGTACATTGCCAAGAATACTAGAAAAGACTAAAACACATAATAGCTGCATAATCTACAAAGCTGATGTTCAAGAAGGACATTGAGGAAGGTGTATGAAGTGGAACAAATTTGAACTAATCGATTGGGTTTACAAGGAAATAATTCAAAACTTCACATACTAGGCAAAAAGCATGTCAATGACTGCAATattcccaaaaatttaaatcagGATCTATATAAAATGTTGTAAGCAAATGAACAATGCACTGCCCAACACTTACTGCCGGGACAAGCATTTGAACAATTTTATTTCCCATGATAAGAAGAAATTTAAGGAACTCGATCTGAAACTATATACAGGTGGCAAACATTAACTAATCGCAAACCAGTTCGTCGATATGCATACTTTAAAGTGTTTTCCGTCTTGATACTTTGTAGCATCCCTTGACAGCCTATATCGTATACAATGGTTCGTGTCCAACCTTTCAACAACAGGATCCACATACTGCACAAGCCAAGGAAAACAATAACTCAGAGTGATAAATCTGTGAATTTGAGTATGGATAACTAAAAAAGGGTTGAGGGACCTAATTGGTATTGAAATTACCATACTAAGCTGGTCAGAGAACACAACAATTTCATATAGCCTCGCAAGATGCTGCAGAAAGTCGTCAACTCCAGGTCTTTTGAAAGTTCTCCAGCCTCTTACTCGCTTTACACACACACAAAAAAGAATGAATCATATAAGATGCAAATCCTTTATACACATTTGAATACAGCTATTGCAAGAGCTAAATCTTCCATGCAACAAACATATGCTCAGTATATGTTCCTATATCTCTTTAGACATTCTTTGTGAACAAGTTTGAGTGACAAATGACAAATACAATTACAATGTTAATATTGGACCACTATAGCTAATAAGCTTATATTTGTATGACATTGTGGATTAATATCTAGAGGCCTTACCTTCCAATCACTATTTATGATTGTCTCGTTAAGATCCAAGACGAGAGTAAAAACATGTTGCTCAGAGGGATGCAAATCAGGAAGAAGCTTATCTGAGAATGGCTCAGTAAAACCCTgtacagaaaaaaaaatgagtCAGGGATAATACAGTTAAGAGGTTACAAAAAATGGTTTAAAGACATAAAATAGTGAGGCATAGGATCATCAGACTTACTTTTACATGTTCTTCAGCCTTTCTCCTTAAATCCAAGTAAAGCTGAGTAGCTTTAGCAGGAACTGAAAACCCCAGGTAAGCAAAAAGAGATCAAGCCATGATACTAAAAAAtcagaataaaattaaaatagaaaagaaaaggaagagaaGCAACTGTCTGTACTGACAGTTAAGTATATAAATGACAAACTAAAATAAATGCAGAGAAAAGCCTTCGCAAGATACACTAATGAATTGCTAAACAGACATTGACAGAAATTCATAGACTAATTATTATCCCAACAGACTTGTGAATTACTTTTGAATTCAACAGCCTAACcctaaaataaagaataaatataGCCCATAACTTTTTTTGCAGTAATACTAATAGTTCAATTGACTTgaataaagtaataaaatttaaatcatctAATAATAATGATTAATGACGACAACAACAAGGACAACAACAACAATGCGGATGACAACGACGAGGACAACAACAACAATGCGGATGACAACGACGAGGACAACAACAACAATGCGGATGACAACGACGAGGACAACAACAACAATGCGGATGACAACGACGAGGACAACAACAACAATGCGGATGACAACGACAAGGACAACAACAACAATGCGGACAACAACGACGACAAGGTCAAGTGGTCAACACCACCTAAGCGGACAACAACGACGACAAGGTCAACAACGCCTACACTTGACAACAACTTACGAGataataaaagtaataattataaTGTATTAAAAGATCATTTTGTAAACTTCCAATTAGCAAATATAAAGTATTATTTAGTCAAATAATGACTAGTCTTTTTACCAGTATCTCCAATATTCAAACTATTCCgtactatttttaattattccGAAAATACTGATTCTACAAACAGAACTGACCCAAAAAATTCAAGACAGtaccagattttttttttgtgcgACTAGCTCTTTAATTCTTAAATTCACGAAATTAAGTACAGTTTTGAATTTTACAATTCCTAACAGTCCCTTGCCATGCATAGCCCTACGAACTGCTATGCCTATGTGACATCCTATACTACAACGAAGCAGAGTGCCTCCTCTAGCAATAAAAAAGTTCAGAGAAATAGATAACTGTATCATCGTTATGAAATTCATATCTCGATAAGGATAGCAGGAACTCTGAAGAGatttgaaaaggaaaataattacAGTGGCTAATCAATCAAATCAACTGAGAGTTAAATTCACAAAAGCAAACGATATAGAATATCGAAAGCATAAGCAAAGCTGAAAAACATGAAACACGGTAGAGGATCTCACTCACTCGTCATTGCAGCAGAATAAAGCAAATTCTGATAATTCTGCAAACGACACACACAAACATATATCAAAACCAATTTATAACACATTTCTTCAACTATGATTATTAAGGAAAAAAATTAGAGctaatcaaatattataaaaaagtaaaaataaagataaactaTTTTTACCTCAATCGATGATGCATCTTCACTAGCTTTATACTTAACTGATTCTCTTAACCCCTTTGTTTTCTCCTCAACTTCATTCAATGAATAAGCTACAAAAGATCACAGAGACGCGTATCAATTAGCCGAGAACCATACATTTAATCACGCATGTCTCattaaaacattttaatcaaacattaattattaaaaatattaaaacatcaAAACGCACCGTATGTAGCATATCCAGCAAGACCAGAAGCGCCGGTGAGAGAAGCAATAATCGCATACTTTAAGAAGGATAATCCTTTACTCTCCGGCGCCGGCGCCTCCAGCGTTTCCGCCGCCGCAGCAGCTGAAGCTGACGTGGCAGAGGTGGCTTGAT is a window of Mercurialis annua linkage group LG2, ddMerAnnu1.2, whole genome shotgun sequence DNA encoding:
- the LOC126666685 gene encoding zinc transporter 11; amino-acid sequence: MSRFLLILVFFLSLHLLATAHGGHDDEDGGSDDDASPPVNLRAKPLILVKIWCLILVFIGTFIGGVSPYFMKWNEGFLVVGTQFAGGVFLGTALMHFLSDANETFQDLTSKEYPFAFMLACAGYLFTMLADCVISYVYGKDSYRNHAEFELQESGDRVKTDPNGVSAASANSKLSNLSLFGDSILLIVALCFHSVFEGIAIGVAETEADAWKALWTISLHKIFAAIAMGIALLRMLPDRPLFSCITYAFAFAISSPVGVAIGIVIDATTQGSVADWIFAISMGLACGVFIYVAINHLLAKGYAPPLQKSVSVDTPHHKFLAVLLGIGVIAVVMIWDT
- the LOC126670641 gene encoding mitochondrial import inner membrane translocase subunit TIM50; this translates as MASIILRSRISSLLSKTIKSERRFSTSHVDKESIISSQSIISDQATSATSASAAAAAETLEAPAPESKGLSFLKYAIIASLTGASGLAGYATYAYSLNEVEEKTKGLRESVKYKASEDASSIENYQNLLYSAAMTIPAKATQLYLDLRRKAEEHVKGFTEPFSDKLLPDLHPSEQHVFTLVLDLNETIINSDWKRVRGWRTFKRPGVDDFLQHLARLYEIVVFSDQLSMYVDPVVERLDTNHCIRYRLSRDATKYQDGKHFKDLSKLNRDPRKIIYVSAHAYESSLQPENCIPIKPFLVEDEDAEIVDTTLLDLIPFLEYVARASPPDIRKVLTSYERKDIANEFKERSKETQRRMQEKRQPGFFRRH